One segment of Leptospirillum ferrooxidans C2-3 DNA contains the following:
- a CDS encoding NADH-quinone oxidoreductase subunit N encodes MSFSLVNILGTMPEIYLTFFGCVILILDTMIPNEKRSWLAYFTIASLIFAMIASYGLNGKGLPLYQGLYIIDPFSNFFKMIIYVAAIITILFSLPYLDREDIHIGEYYAFILFSTVGMMVMVSAGDLITLFLGIELMSLCFYVMVGLKRGSHRSVEASFKYFLLGAFSAAIFLFGISFLYGATGTETISGIAAFVANPGSLKPMVLLGIVLTLVGFAFKISAAPFHMWTPDVYEGAPTVVTGFMATASKIAAFGVFLRVFWVSFSADKMDWNLLIIILSILSMLVGNLVALRQTNIKRMLAYSSIGHAGYASMALLQPNRESLFALMFYVFVYMFMTLGAFGIVLMLRKSGEEGEEISDFVGLYKRHPIAAFTMLVFMFSLAGIPPFGGFLAKFYIFFAVIHAGYAWLAVVGIIFAAIGAFYYLRLVMLMYMKDPEASVEFTSSSMGRIGLLLTAGMTVFLGVYPTPFVEYIKSSLAIFIP; translated from the coding sequence ATGTCTTTTTCTCTGGTAAATATACTTGGGACGATGCCAGAAATTTATCTGACGTTTTTTGGGTGCGTGATCTTAATTCTTGATACAATGATCCCCAACGAAAAACGCTCATGGCTCGCCTACTTTACAATCGCATCCCTTATATTTGCCATGATTGCCTCTTATGGTCTTAATGGCAAAGGCCTTCCTCTGTACCAAGGCCTTTATATAATCGACCCTTTTTCTAATTTTTTTAAAATGATTATTTATGTTGCAGCAATTATCACCATCCTTTTTTCATTGCCCTATCTTGACCGTGAAGACATTCACATAGGGGAATACTACGCATTTATTCTGTTTTCGACTGTTGGAATGATGGTGATGGTCTCCGCTGGCGATCTGATCACACTATTCCTCGGGATCGAACTCATGAGCCTCTGTTTTTATGTCATGGTAGGACTTAAAAGGGGATCGCACCGGTCCGTTGAGGCATCGTTCAAATATTTCCTTCTTGGTGCCTTTTCTGCGGCAATTTTCCTTTTCGGTATTTCTTTTCTTTACGGAGCCACCGGCACTGAAACAATCTCAGGTATCGCAGCCTTTGTCGCGAATCCTGGATCCTTAAAACCTATGGTTCTTCTAGGAATCGTTTTGACTCTTGTAGGATTTGCATTCAAGATTTCTGCAGCTCCTTTTCATATGTGGACACCAGATGTTTATGAAGGTGCACCAACAGTTGTGACTGGATTTATGGCTACAGCATCCAAAATAGCAGCTTTTGGCGTTTTTCTGAGAGTATTTTGGGTATCATTTTCCGCAGATAAAATGGACTGGAATTTATTAATTATCATCCTTTCCATTTTGTCCATGCTTGTTGGAAATTTGGTTGCTCTACGACAAACCAATATCAAGCGCATGTTGGCATATTCTTCTATCGGACATGCTGGATATGCTTCCATGGCACTTCTACAACCCAATAGAGAGTCTTTATTCGCATTAATGTTTTATGTGTTTGTCTACATGTTCATGACTCTCGGCGCTTTCGGAATTGTTTTGATGCTCAGAAAGTCCGGGGAAGAAGGGGAAGAGATATCCGATTTTGTCGGTCTCTATAAAAGACATCCAATCGCAGCGTTTACAATGCTGGTATTTATGTTCTCTTTGGCAGGGATTCCCCCTTTTGGAGGATTCTTGGCAAAGTTCTATATATTCTTTGCTGTCATTCATGCAGGGTATGCTTGGTTAGCTGTTGTTGGTATTATTTTTGCCGCGATAGGAGCTTTTTACTATCTCAGATTAGTGATGTTAATGTATATGAAAGATCCAGAGGCTTCAGTTGAATTCACGTCATCTTCAATGGGAAGAATCGGGCTTTTATTGACTGCTGGAATGACAGTATTCCTCGGAGTATATCCAACTCCATTTGTTGAATATATAAAGTCTTCTCTTGCT
- a CDS encoding NADH-quinone oxidoreductase subunit M has translation MMTFLSIPILTFLIFFPIIGGIFLLPFMKMKDSDTTVKWVAVGITVVEFIASLSLLIGGNPGTFQMQFGEDHLWIPFANIHYTLGIDGISLVLIIMTTLLMPMCIFTSWVGIKKRVTEFMIAILILEGAMIGVFAALDFILFYVFWEAMLIPMFLIIGVWGGPNRIYATIKFFLYTLAGSLFLLLAIISLYFEGGHTFNIVALMGQHYSPIFQDFAFVALFLAFAVKVPMFPFHTWLPDAHVEAPTAGSVILASVMLKMGAYGFIRFSLPMFPKASMFFTGLIFALSLIGIIWGALMALAQEDMKKLIAYSSVSHMGFVTLGIFVFNVQGVEGAILQMINHGVTTGALFLCVGVLYDRTHSRLLSDYGGIAKVMPVFSTMLVIFSLSSLGLPGLNSFVGEFLVLLGTFRANAAVGVIAAIGIILAALYMLYLLSKVVWGKYEPRSWSLPDMNRYEWASLLPLLVIVVWLGVQPNALLSMLHVSVNHLIGQVNTTSPLASLKSGF, from the coding sequence ATGATGACTTTTCTCTCGATCCCGATTCTAACCTTCTTGATTTTTTTCCCTATTATTGGCGGAATTTTTCTTCTTCCTTTCATGAAAATGAAAGATTCCGATACGACAGTAAAATGGGTAGCGGTTGGCATCACTGTAGTTGAGTTTATTGCTTCATTGTCTCTTTTGATTGGTGGCAATCCCGGAACCTTTCAAATGCAATTTGGCGAGGACCACCTTTGGATTCCATTTGCCAATATTCATTATACCCTCGGTATCGATGGAATTAGTCTGGTCCTGATCATCATGACAACTCTTCTCATGCCAATGTGCATCTTTACCAGTTGGGTTGGAATCAAAAAACGCGTCACTGAGTTCATGATTGCAATCTTGATTCTTGAAGGCGCTATGATAGGTGTTTTTGCTGCACTAGATTTCATTCTTTTTTATGTTTTCTGGGAAGCAATGCTGATTCCGATGTTCCTGATCATTGGTGTATGGGGAGGACCAAATCGAATCTATGCCACTATAAAATTCTTTTTGTATACCCTTGCAGGATCTCTCTTTTTGCTCCTGGCGATCATTTCTCTCTATTTTGAGGGTGGGCATACTTTTAATATTGTGGCTTTGATGGGCCAACATTACTCTCCCATCTTCCAAGACTTTGCCTTTGTCGCCCTGTTTCTTGCATTTGCGGTTAAGGTCCCAATGTTTCCATTTCATACTTGGTTACCTGATGCACATGTGGAAGCACCTACAGCAGGATCCGTTATCCTTGCTTCTGTCATGTTGAAAATGGGGGCATATGGTTTTATACGCTTCTCTCTTCCCATGTTTCCTAAAGCATCCATGTTTTTTACAGGGTTGATTTTTGCACTGTCTCTCATTGGAATTATTTGGGGAGCCCTGATGGCTCTTGCCCAAGAAGACATGAAAAAATTGATCGCATACTCTTCCGTAAGCCATATGGGTTTTGTCACCTTGGGAATATTCGTTTTCAATGTACAGGGTGTGGAGGGAGCAATCCTTCAAATGATTAACCATGGCGTAACAACTGGTGCTCTCTTCCTTTGTGTTGGTGTCCTCTACGATAGAACCCATTCCAGGCTTCTTTCGGATTACGGAGGCATTGCAAAGGTAATGCCTGTGTTTTCAACCATGCTGGTTATTTTTTCCCTTTCTTCGCTTGGCCTTCCAGGATTGAACTCTTTTGTTGGAGAGTTCCTTGTTCTTCTTGGAACCTTCAGAGCCAATGCTGCAGTCGGCGTCATCGCAGCAATCGGTATTATTCTGGCTGCATTGTATATGCTTTATCTGCTTTCCAAAGTTGTTTGGGGGAAATATGAACCCCGATCCTGGTCATTGCCTGACATGAATCGTTATGAGTGGGCTTCCTTGCTTCCACTATTGGTGATTGTCGTATGGCTCGGAGTACAGCCAAATGCTCTGTTATCAATGTTACATGTTAGCGTTAATCATCTCATTGGACAGGTCAACACGACTTCCCCGCTTGCAAGTCTAAAGAGCGGATTCTAG